The Streptomyces rimosus genomic interval TGCCGCACCGGGCGCACCGCGGCCCGCTGGTCGGGGCGCGCGGACAGCTGCCCGCGCAGCCCGTCGGTCAGGCACTCCACCGCGCTCACCTGCGCCAGGTGCAGCTGCTCGAACGCGGTGCGGGGCGCGGAGACGGTGGCCAGGAAGATCTGCGCGGGGCGGCCGGTGGCCGGGTCCACGTCGTCCACGAAGCCGTTGACCGTCACCGAGTCGAGCGCGCCGGAGGTGTCCGCCGCGAACAGGTCGTGCAGCACGAGCAGCACGGACTGGGCGAGCACGTCGCGATAGGCGGTGCGCCGCTGGGTGACCGGCCGGGCGACGTCCTTGTCCTGGTCGGCCGCGTACATGTACCGGACCGCCTTCGCCTCGGGCACGATGTCGAAGCCGGGCAGCTCCCAGTCCAGTACGAGCTGGCGCGCGGCCGGGTCGTAGGCGGCGCGGACGCGGCGCGGGAAGCCCTGCGGGCGGCCGGTGGCGTACAGCGCGGCGGAGAAGTACTCCACCACCGCTTCGGGATCGCCGTCGCGCAGCCCCCTCAGCAGGTCCTCGACGGCGGCGTTGTGGCTCCTGATCTCCGCCAGCTGCCCGGCGGCCCACTGGTCGTACTGCCGCCGGTAGTCCTCCAGTTGGCGCAGCCGCTGCGCCTCGGCGGCCTGCGCGGCGTGCCAGTCGTGCTCGTAGCGCGCGCGGGCCTCCTCCTGCGCGCGGCGGCCGCCGCCGAGGCCCCAGCCGCCGCCCTGCGGCTGGTAGGCGGACGGGTCGGGCATCGGTACGGGTACGGCCAGCCGGCCGGGCGCGAACGGCTCGACGTGCTCGGGGCGGCGCAGCGCGGCGGGCGTGAAGGCGAGAGCCCGGCAGCCGTCGGCCAGCAGGCCGGACAGCTCGGCCATGCGGGCCTCGAGTTCCTCGGTGCGGCGGCGGGCGTCGGCCTCGCGCTGCCGGCGGTACGCGGCCTGCCGTTCGCGCTGCATCCGGGCCATGGCGCGCTCGGTGTCGCGCTGCTGCCGCTCCTGGTCGCGGCGGGCCTGTTCACCGGCCCGCCGCTGGGCCTCCTGCCGGCGCTGCTGCTGACGCTGCGCCTCGGCCCAGACGGCCACTAATCCGTTGGAGCGGCGACTCATGTGGATCTACGTCCTCCCCTGGGGCTCCCCGGCCCCGACCCGCGGGGCGCCCGGCCCCGTACCTTCCTTGGGGCAGGGCCCCGGCCCATGGGGCACGCGGCCCCCGGACCCTGGGGCGCGCAGCCCGAGACAGCCCGCTCCGGCTCATTCACCAGCGGGTATTCATCCGACTTTAGCGGGATCCTGACGGGTCGTGACCCTCCGGGGCCGTCCTGGAGCTGCCCCGGGATCACCCCGGAGCCCACCGCCGGTGTCCTGCCGCGGCGTCAGCGGTCCAGGAGCGTGCCGAGGCGTTCCAGCAACGGGAGCAGGGCGGCGCGTTCTCCGGGCGTCAGGGCCTGGAGCGCGTCGTGCACGGCGTGCATGTCGGCGCGTACGCGGCGGGCGAGCGCCCGGCCTTCCTCGGTGGCGGTGACCACCTTGCTCCGCCGGTCCCGCGGCGCGGCCTCGCGCCGTACGAGTCCGCGCTCCTGCATGCGGGCGATGAGCCGGGTCGCGTTCGAGGCGTCGCAGACCAGGTGCCCGGCGAGCGCGCTCATCGACAGCGGCTCCTCCAGGGCGATGAGCGCGCGGGCCTGCGCGGTGCTCAGGCCGTGCCGCAGCGCGGCGGCGGCGAGGTCGTCGTAGTAGCCGCGGACCGTGCGGGCGAACGGTTCCACGAGGTCGTCGGGGGTGGGCGGGGTGGTGTCGGGCACGGGGCCAGGGTAGAGCGGGTTACTTGACTTCTGCAATCGTTGGCATTTACATGGAATGGGTACTTGACCTTGTCAAGCGATCATCTCCGGGCGGGACGCCCGCCACCCCGCCCCACCCCGCACGCATCGGAGACACCATGACCAGCAGCACCCCCGAGCAGCCGGCCGCCGTGGTCGCACGGCTGCGCGCCACCTTCCGCACCGGCCGCACCAAGCCCCTGGAATGGCGCACCGGCCAGCTGCGTCGGCTGCGCGCGATGCTCACCGAGCACGGCCCGGACCTCGCCGCCGCCCTGCGCGCCGACCTGGGCAAGGGCGAGGCCGAGGCGTACCGCACCGAGATCGACTTCACGCTGCGGGAGATCGACCACACCCTGGACCACCTGGAGGAGTGGCTGCGGCCCGAGCCCGCGCCGGTGCCGCCGCACCTGGACGGCGCCGAGGCATGGACGGTGTACGACCCGCTGGGCGTCGCCCTGGTCATCGCGCCCTGGAACTACCCCCTGCAACTGCTGCTCGCGCCCATGGTCGGCGCCCTGGCGTCCGGCAACTGCGTGGTCGCCAAGCCCAGCGAGCTGGCGCCCGCGACCTCCGCCGCGGTGGCCCGCCTGCTGCCCCGCTTCCTGGACACGGACGCGGTCGCCGTGGTGGAGGGCGCCGTACCGGAGACGACGGCCCTGCTGGAGCAGCGTTTCGACCACATCTTCTACACGGGCAACGGCACCGTCGGCCGCATCGTGATGAACGCGGCGGCCAAGCACCTGACCCCGGTCACCCTGGAGCTGGGCGGCAAGTCGCCCGCCTTCGTGGACCGCGGCACCGACCCGGACGCGGTCGCCGCCCGGCTGGTGGCCGGCAAGTTCCTCAACGCGGGCCAGACCTGCGTGGCGCCGGACTACGTCCTGACCGACCCGGAGACGGCCGCCCGCCTGGAGCCCGCCCTCGCGCGCGCCGTCACCGCGCTCTACGGCGACGATCCGGCCGCCGCGCCGAACTACGGCCGGATCATCAACGAGCGGCACTTCGACCGGCTGACCGGTCTGCTCGGCTCGGGCCGCACCGTCGTGGGCGGCACGCACGACCGGGACAGCAAGTACATCGCGCCGACCGTGCTCGGCGGGGTGGCGCCCGACGCGCCGGTGATGGGCGAGGAGATCTTCGGCCCGATCCTGCCCATCGTCGAGGTCGCGGACCTGGACGCGGCGATCGGCTTCGTCAACGACCGGGACAAGCCGCTGGCGCTGTACGCCTTCACGGAGTCCGCGGAGACCCGGCGGCGGCTGACCGACGAGACCTCTTCGGGCGGCCTCGGCTTCGGTCTGCCGGTGGCCCACCTGACCATCTCCGACCTACCGTTCGGCGGCGTCGGCGAGAGCGGAATGGGCCGCTACCACGGCCGGTACTCGATCGAGACGTTCAGCCACCGCAAGGCCGTCCTGTCCAAGCCGCTGGTCTGACCACTCCGCATCCCGCCTCCCACACATCACAGAAATCTCGCAAACTTGGGGAACATAACGCCTTGATCTGAGAACTTCACATGTGCTTTTGTTTGAAGCATCATGAACGACGTGATCCCTGAGAACGCGACGCCGGCGGCGGTCCGCTCCTCCGGGGCCCTCGGGCCCCCGGAAGCGGGCCGCCGCCCGGTCGTCGGCGTATCGCTGAAGCTCTATTTCGGCCTGGCCGCGACCCGGAAGTGGCTCGCGGACGTGGCCGCGCTCCGGGACGCTCTCGCGGAACTCCCCCGCCCCGTCGACCTGTTCGTCCTGCCGGCCTTCCCCGCCCTGGCCGACGCCCGGGAGCTGCTGGCCGGTACGGGGATCGCGTACGGCGCCCAGGACGTGCACTGGGCCGAGACCGGCGCATGGACCGGCGAGGTCTCCGCGGGCATGCTCGCCGAGACGGGCGCGCGCTACGTCGAGGTCGGCCACGCCGAGCGGCGCCGGCACTTCGGCGAGACGGACGCGACCGTGGCCGCCAAGGCAGGCGCCGTCACCCGGGCCGGGCTGGTGCCCGTCATCTGCGCGGGCGAACGTCACGACGCCGGTACCGAGCGGGCCGTCGAGGAGACGCTGACCCAGGTACGGGCCGCCCTCGGCGGCACCGGACCCGGCAGCCAGGTGATCATCGCCTATGAACCGGTCTGGGCCATCGGCGCCCGCGAACCGGCCCCCGCTCGGCATGTACGGACGGTGGCCACCGCCATCGGCACCTGCCTGCGCGACCACGGCGTACGCGGCCGGGTGATCTACGGCGGCACCGCCGGGCCCGGCACCTTCGGCCGGCTGGCCGGCAGCGTGGACGGCCTGTTCCTGGGCCGCCTCGCCCACGACACCGGCAACCTGCGCCGGGTCCTCGAAGAAGTCGCCGCGGCCACCGCCCCGCTTCCCCTCCGTTCCTAGGGAGTTCACCGTGCAGGACACCTACCGCATCGCCCTCGGCGCCGACGACGCCGCGATCGCCATGAAGGACGCGATGGCCGCGTACCTCGCCGACCGCGGGTACCAGGTCACCGACCTGAGCGCCACGGACGGCGAGGACTACCCGGACGTCGCCGAGCGGGTGGCGCGCAGCGTCGCGCGCGGCGAGCACGCACGCGCCGTCCTGGTCTGCGGCACCGGCATCGGCATGGCCATCGCCGCCAACAAGGTGCCCGGCATCCGGGCCGCCCAGATCCCGGACAGCTACAGCGCGGAGCGCGCCCGCAAGTCCAACGACGCGCAGATCGCCTGCTTCGGCAGCCGCACCATGGGCGTCGAGGCCGCGCTGGTGTGCCTGGAACACTGGCTGGTCTCCGACTTCGCCGGGGGCGGCTCCGCGCCCAAGGTCGAGAAGATCAAGCAGGTCGAGTCGCGCAACCTGACGTCCCCCGGCGTGCCCGCGGCCTGACCCCGTCCGCCCCCCTCCCTCCCCTCCCCTCCGAAAGGCGGTCACGACCATGCGCGCAGTTGTCATCGAGGAGCCGAACAAGCTGTCCGTCAGCCAGGTCCCCGACCCGGTGCCCGGCCCCGGCGACGTGGTCCTCAAGGTCACCGCCGCCGGGCTGTGCGGCACCGATGTGCACATGCTGGCGGGCGAGTTCGGGCCGACGCGGTATCCGGTCATTCCCGGACACGAGTTCTCCGGCGAGGTGGTGGCGGTGGGCTCCGCCGTGACCGGCTTCGCCGAGGGCGACGCGGTCGCCGCCGACCCGGCCGTCTACTGCGGCACGTGCCACTTCTGTTCCATCGGACACGGCAACCTCTGCGAGAAGTGGGGCACCATCGGCATCACGATGGACGGCGCCGCCGCCGAGTACGTCCGGGTCCCGGCCGGCAACTGCTACCGCCTTCCGGAGACCGTCGACCTCCGCCACGCCCCGCTGATCGAACCGCTGTCCACCATCCTGCGCGGCTTCGACCTCGTCGGCCCCAAGCTGGGCGACCACTTCCTGATCTACGGCGCGGGCACGATGGGCCTGCTCTACCTCCAGGTCGCGCAGCGTGCGGGCGCCGCCTCGGTGTCGGTGGTGGACATCAACGAGGACCGGCTGGAGGTCGCCCGCGAACTGGGCGCCGACGCGGTCGCCACCAGCGCGGACGCGCTGACCGCCAACCACCCGCTGGGGTGGCAGGTGGTCACCGACTGCACCGGCAACGTACGGGCCATCGAGGACGGCCTGACCCGCCCCATCCGCGGCGGCACGTTCCAGCAGTTCGGCTGCGCGCCCGACCAGGAGACGGCCCGGTTCTCGCCGTTCCGGATCTACAACGACGAGATCCGCATCGTCGGCAGCATGGCGATCCTGCACACCTACGGCCGGGCGGTCGAGATGCTGGGCAAGGGCATCATCGACTGCGAAAAGATGATCACCCACCGCTTCGGCCTCGACCAGTACGCCGAGGCCCTGAAGACGTTCGAACTGGGCACGGGCCGCAAGCTCCAGATCGTCCCGAACGGGGAGGTGGGCTGAGCGGAGCCGGCGCACCGCGGGGCCGGCCGGCGAACCGCCCAGCCCCGCGACGACCGGCTCAAGAAGCCACGTACGCAGGGAAAACGCAACTTCGACAGGACCCGCGGAGGCAGCTACCTTCACCTGGTCTTCGGCGATCACCCACGGTCGCACAGGAGTTCCTTCGGGTTGAGCCACCCGAGGGTCCCCACCAGGCATCCCCAAGCAGGGAGAAACGCATGCCTCATCTCGCGCTGTACACCTTCGGCGTCCTGAAGTCCCCTCTCACCGACCCCGCACCTCTCACCCGCGAACTCCGCGACAGCGGCGAGGCCATCTACCGGATGATCAGCCGGCATCCCGGATACCTCACCCGTGCTGTGGCGGCGGACCGCAATCGGGGCTCACACTTCGACCTGGACTGGGGCGCCTGGGGGGAGTTCACCGTACCGGCCTGGTACGGCAAGGGCCGTACGGTGGAATCCGCCGCCCTGGACGCGACCCTCTCGCTCTGGACCGGCCTGCGCCCCGCCTTCGACGCCATCTACACCGGCCTGCACCGTGCGGCGCTGAACAGGCGGCACGACTGGTTCGAGAGGACAGGGCACCCGAGTTACGTGCTCTGGTGGGTCTGCGACGGCGAGATACCCACCTGGCAGGACGGGGTCTCCAGGCTGGAGCACGTCCACGACCACGGCTCCGCGCCGCACGCCTTCACCTTCCGGCACCCGTTCACCCCGGACGCAACTCCGACCAGCGTCAAAGCCGTCGGGCCGAACAGCGACCAGGTTCGCTGACCGACAGGGAAGCAGCACGCCCTCCCCTCAGCCCCTCCGCGCCCCCTCCCCGAAGTAGTCCCCCGCCCCCAGGTCCTCCAGAAGCCCGGGGTGTACGGGCTCCCAGCCCAGTTGTTTCCTGGTCAGGGTGCTCGACGTGGGGTTGTCGAGCGGGACCAGGGCGCCGAGGAAGCCGAAGTGGGTGGTTGCCTGGTCGGGGGCGAGTGTGGTGGTGGGCAGGTCGAGGCCGTGGGCGATGGATTCGGCTATGGCGCGGAACGGGATGCCCTGCTCGGCTGTTCCGTGCAGGGTCGCGCCGGGCGGGGCGGACTCCAGGGCCAGGCGGAACAGGCGGGCGGCATCGCGCCGGTGGACGGCGGGCCAGTGGTTGGAGCCGTCGCCGATGTACGCCGAGACGCCCTTCTCCCGGGCGGTGGCGATCAGATGCGGGACGAAGCCCCGGTCGCCCTCGTCGTGCACGGTCGGCGCGAGCCGTACGACCGAGGTGCGCACGCCGCGCCGCGCCAGCGACCTGGCGGTGTTCTCCGACGCCATCCGCGGTCCGTCCGCGCCGGGCGCGGGCAGGTCCTCCTCGGTCGCGGTACGGCCCGGTGCGAGCGACGCGAGCATCAATGTTCCCGAGGTGATCACGAGGGGCTTGCCGGTGCCTTCGAGTGCGGCTCCGAGCGCTTCGACGGCGCTCAGGTCCAGCTGGGCAGCGTTGGCGAAGGCCGCCTGGTCCGAGAAGTCGTGGTGATAGGCGAGGTGGATGACGCCGTCCGCCGCGGCCGCGCCCTCCCGCAGGCTCCCGGGGTCGTCGAGGGTGCCGCGGTGCGCCGCGGCGCCGGCGGCGGTCAGTGCCGCGGCGGCCCGGTCGGAGCGGGCCAGGCCGAGGACCGTGTGCCCGGCGCCGAGAAGTTCCCGTACCACCGCGGTTCCGATGAATCCGGTCGCTCCGGTGACGAATACGCGCATGCTGCGCTCCTTGAACTGAATGGCGTGCGGATCCGGCCCCTGTGGTGCGGTGCGTGGAAGCGCTCCGGGCCGGTGGTCCCATCGTCTGCGGACGGCCCGGCCCCGGTCCAAAGCTTGTTCCGTATGGCGGCATACGGTTTGGGCATCACCCCTGGTCAGAGCGGCTGCACGGGGCGGAGGGCGTACGCTTCGGGCATGTCCGGTTCCCCGCCCGCACCCGACCTCGACCTCCGCCTGGTGCGCTACTTCACGGCCGTCGCCGAGCACCGGCACTTCGGCCGCGCCGCCGAGGCCCTGCGCATCACCCAGCCGTCCCTGAGCCGCCAGATACGCAACCTCGAACGGCAGCTGGGCGCCCGGCTGCTGGACCGCACCCCGCAGGGCAACCGGCTCACGGAGGCCGGGGAGATCTTCCTGCCCCGCGCCAAGGCGCTGCTGCGCTCCGCCGCGCAGGCCGCGGCCGCCACACGCGCCGCCGCCGAGCCCACCGGTATCACCGTCGGGTACACGACCGGCGTCTTCGTCACTCCGGCGGTGCGGGAGCTGCGCCGCCGGCATCCGGACGCGGAGGTGCGCACCGTCCATGTGGATCTCCAGGACGTACGTGCCGCGCTGCTCGACCACCGGGTGGACGCGCTGGTGAGCCGGCTGCCGTTCGCGACCGGCCGGCTGGACGTGACGGTTCTCTACGACGAGCCCCGGATGCTGCTGGTGCCGCTCGACCACCGGCTCGCCGGCAGGGAATCCGTCACCTTCGACGACATCGCCGACGAGCCCGTGCCCCGGCTGCGCCGGGCCGATCCGCACTTCGAGGCATTCTGGCGCATCGATCCCCGGCCCGACGGGCGCCCGGCCCCCACCGGCCCGCTGATCGACGGCCTGGAGGACAAGTTCGAAGTCGTCGCCGCAGGTCAGGCGGTGGCCATTTCGGCCGGGCCGCGCGCCCACGGGCTGCGCCCGGACCTCACCGCGATCCCCCTGCGCGACGCCGAGCCGAGCCATGTCGTCCTGGCGACCCGCGCCGGTGACCGCGGCCGCCTGGTGGCGGCCTTCCGCACGGCGGCCCGCGACCAGCTGACCGGCCCGGCGGACAGCCGCCCGCGTACG includes:
- a CDS encoding SDR family oxidoreductase, with the protein product MRVFVTGATGFIGTAVVRELLGAGHTVLGLARSDRAAAALTAAGAAAHRGTLDDPGSLREGAAAADGVIHLAYHHDFSDQAAFANAAQLDLSAVEALGAALEGTGKPLVITSGTLMLASLAPGRTATEEDLPAPGADGPRMASENTARSLARRGVRTSVVRLAPTVHDEGDRGFVPHLIATAREKGVSAYIGDGSNHWPAVHRRDAARLFRLALESAPPGATLHGTAEQGIPFRAIAESIAHGLDLPTTTLAPDQATTHFGFLGALVPLDNPTSSTLTRKQLGWEPVHPGLLEDLGAGDYFGEGARRG
- a CDS encoding MarR family winged helix-turn-helix transcriptional regulator, translated to MPDTTPPTPDDLVEPFARTVRGYYDDLAAAALRHGLSTAQARALIALEEPLSMSALAGHLVCDASNATRLIARMQERGLVRREAAPRDRRSKVVTATEEGRALARRVRADMHAVHDALQALTPGERAALLPLLERLGTLLDR
- a CDS encoding zinc-dependent alcohol dehydrogenase family protein; amino-acid sequence: MRAVVIEEPNKLSVSQVPDPVPGPGDVVLKVTAAGLCGTDVHMLAGEFGPTRYPVIPGHEFSGEVVAVGSAVTGFAEGDAVAADPAVYCGTCHFCSIGHGNLCEKWGTIGITMDGAAAEYVRVPAGNCYRLPETVDLRHAPLIEPLSTILRGFDLVGPKLGDHFLIYGAGTMGLLYLQVAQRAGAASVSVVDINEDRLEVARELGADAVATSADALTANHPLGWQVVTDCTGNVRAIEDGLTRPIRGGTFQQFGCAPDQETARFSPFRIYNDEIRIVGSMAILHTYGRAVEMLGKGIIDCEKMITHRFGLDQYAEALKTFELGTGRKLQIVPNGEVG
- a CDS encoding DUF3291 domain-containing protein is translated as MPHLALYTFGVLKSPLTDPAPLTRELRDSGEAIYRMISRHPGYLTRAVAADRNRGSHFDLDWGAWGEFTVPAWYGKGRTVESAALDATLSLWTGLRPAFDAIYTGLHRAALNRRHDWFERTGHPSYVLWWVCDGEIPTWQDGVSRLEHVHDHGSAPHAFTFRHPFTPDATPTSVKAVGPNSDQVR
- a CDS encoding LysR family transcriptional regulator, whose translation is MSGSPPAPDLDLRLVRYFTAVAEHRHFGRAAEALRITQPSLSRQIRNLERQLGARLLDRTPQGNRLTEAGEIFLPRAKALLRSAAQAAAATRAAAEPTGITVGYTTGVFVTPAVRELRRRHPDAEVRTVHVDLQDVRAALLDHRVDALVSRLPFATGRLDVTVLYDEPRMLLVPLDHRLAGRESVTFDDIADEPVPRLRRADPHFEAFWRIDPRPDGRPAPTGPLIDGLEDKFEVVAAGQAVAISAGPRAHGLRPDLTAIPLRDAEPSHVVLATRAGDRGRLVAAFRTAARDQLTGPADSRPRTGR
- a CDS encoding triose-phosphate isomerase family protein — translated: MIPENATPAAVRSSGALGPPEAGRRPVVGVSLKLYFGLAATRKWLADVAALRDALAELPRPVDLFVLPAFPALADARELLAGTGIAYGAQDVHWAETGAWTGEVSAGMLAETGARYVEVGHAERRRHFGETDATVAAKAGAVTRAGLVPVICAGERHDAGTERAVEETLTQVRAALGGTGPGSQVIIAYEPVWAIGAREPAPARHVRTVATAIGTCLRDHGVRGRVIYGGTAGPGTFGRLAGSVDGLFLGRLAHDTGNLRRVLEEVAAATAPLPLRS
- a CDS encoding aldehyde dehydrogenase family protein; amino-acid sequence: MEWVLDLVKRSSPGGTPATPPHPARIGDTMTSSTPEQPAAVVARLRATFRTGRTKPLEWRTGQLRRLRAMLTEHGPDLAAALRADLGKGEAEAYRTEIDFTLREIDHTLDHLEEWLRPEPAPVPPHLDGAEAWTVYDPLGVALVIAPWNYPLQLLLAPMVGALASGNCVVAKPSELAPATSAAVARLLPRFLDTDAVAVVEGAVPETTALLEQRFDHIFYTGNGTVGRIVMNAAAKHLTPVTLELGGKSPAFVDRGTDPDAVAARLVAGKFLNAGQTCVAPDYVLTDPETAARLEPALARAVTALYGDDPAAAPNYGRIINERHFDRLTGLLGSGRTVVGGTHDRDSKYIAPTVLGGVAPDAPVMGEEIFGPILPIVEVADLDAAIGFVNDRDKPLALYAFTESAETRRRLTDETSSGGLGFGLPVAHLTISDLPFGGVGESGMGRYHGRYSIETFSHRKAVLSKPLV
- a CDS encoding restriction endonuclease, whose product is MSRRSNGLVAVWAEAQRQQQRRQEAQRRAGEQARRDQERQQRDTERAMARMQRERQAAYRRQREADARRRTEELEARMAELSGLLADGCRALAFTPAALRRPEHVEPFAPGRLAVPVPMPDPSAYQPQGGGWGLGGGRRAQEEARARYEHDWHAAQAAEAQRLRQLEDYRRQYDQWAAGQLAEIRSHNAAVEDLLRGLRDGDPEAVVEYFSAALYATGRPQGFPRRVRAAYDPAARQLVLDWELPGFDIVPEAKAVRYMYAADQDKDVARPVTQRRTAYRDVLAQSVLLVLHDLFAADTSGALDSVTVNGFVDDVDPATGRPAQIFLATVSAPRTAFEQLHLAQVSAVECLTDGLRGQLSARPDQRAAVRPVRQPGDVGGGVVTHGGEDEPDLFAMDPIAFEGLVAELFRAMGMQAVTTQRSGDGGVDVDALDPDPIRGGKIIVQVKRYRNTVPPSAVRDLFGTVQSEGANKGVLVTTSRFGPGAHAFANGKPLTLVGGPELVDLLARHGLRGRLGNAAVPAQRPAPAEESAERTPEPPEEDGAAGNILGMNWSGSVALDVCALVCQGNRVLSDDHFVFYNNPRTPDGTVRMLSGFAPDRAAMQVVFEALPATADRLVLVAAIDPEADPHADLSGFTDARIRLVDESGTEQGQLEVSDGRPGETALVLGSFRRRANGDWDFVIGGKGYEGGLEALVQEYGIEVA
- a CDS encoding RpiB/LacA/LacB family sugar-phosphate isomerase, which produces MQDTYRIALGADDAAIAMKDAMAAYLADRGYQVTDLSATDGEDYPDVAERVARSVARGEHARAVLVCGTGIGMAIAANKVPGIRAAQIPDSYSAERARKSNDAQIACFGSRTMGVEAALVCLEHWLVSDFAGGGSAPKVEKIKQVESRNLTSPGVPAA